ATCAGCGTTGAGCTGTTTGCTGACGTTAAAAAAGTTGACGTAACCGGTACCTCTAAAGGTAAAGGTTTCGCCGGTACCGTTAAGCGCTGGAACTTCCGTACCCAGGACGCGACTCACGGTAACTCCTTGTCTCACCGCGTTCCGGGTTCTATCGGTCAGAACCAGACTCCGGGCAAAGTGTTCAAAGGCAAGAAGATGGCAGGTCAGCTGGGTAACGAACGTGTAACTGTTCAGAGCCTGGACGTAGTACGTGTTGACGCTGAGCGCAACCTGCTGCTGGTTAAAGGTGGTGTTCCGGGTGCGACCGGTTGCGACCTGATCGTTAAACCAGCTGTGAAGGCGTAAGGGGATAGCAATGGAATTAGTATTGAAAGACGCGCAAAGCGCGCTGACTGTTTCCGAAACTACCTTCGGTCGTGATTTCAACGAAGCGCTGGTTCACCAGGTTGTTGTTGCTTATGCAGCTGGTGCTCGTCAGGGTACTCGTGCTCAGAAGACTCGTGCTGAAGTAACTGGTTCCGGCAAAAAGCCGTGGCGTCAGAAAGGTACCGGCCGTGCGCGTTCAGGTTCTGTTAAGAGCCCGATCTGGCGTTCAGGTGGCGTGACCTTCGCTGCGCGTCCGCAGGACCACAGTCAAAAAGTTAACAAAAAGATGTACCGCGGCGCGCTGAAAAGCATTCTGTCCGAGCTGGTACGTCAGGATCGTCTGATCGTTGTCGAGCAGTTCTCTCTGGAAGCGCCGAAAACCAAGCTTCTGGCTCAGAAACTGAAAGACATGGCTCTGGAAGATGTGCTGATCATCACCGGTGAGCTGGACGAGAACCTGTTCCTGGCCGCACGTAACCTGCACAAGGTTGACGTACGTGACGCAGCAGGTATCGACCCGGTTAGCCTGATCGCCTTCGACAAAGTCGTAATGACTGCTGAGGCTGTTAAGCAAGTTGAGGAGATGCTGGCATGATTCGTGAAGAACGTCTGCTGAAGGTGCTTCGTGCGCCGCACGTTTCTGAAAAAGCGTCTACCGCGATGGAAAAAACCAATACCATCGTGCTCAAAGTTGCTAAAGACGCGACGAAAGCAGAGATCAAAGCTGCTGTGCAGAAACTGTTTGAAGTCGAAGTCGAAGTCGTTAACACCCTGGTTGTTAAAGGGAAAGTTAAACGTCACGGACAGCGTATCGGTCGTCGTAGCGACTGGAAAAAAGCTTACGTCACCCTGAAAGAAGGCCAGAACCTGGACTTCGTTGGCGGCGCTGAGTAAGTCGGAGGAGTAATACAATGGCAGTTGTTAAGTGTAAACCGACATCTCCGGGTCGTCGCCACGTTGTTAAAGTGGTTAACCCTGAGCTGCATAAGGGCAAACCTTTTGCTCCGCTGGTTGAAAAAAACAGCAAATCCGGTGGTCGTAACAACAATGGTCGTATCACCACCCGTCACATCGGTGGTGGTCACAAGCAGGCTTATCGTATTGTTGACTTCAAACGCAACAAAGACGGTATCCCAGCGACTGTTGAACGTCTTGAGTACGATCCGAACCGCTCCGCGAACATCGCGCTGGTTCTGTACAAAGATGGCGAACGCCGTTACATCCTGGCCCCTAAAGGCCTGAAAGCTGGCGACCAGATTCAGTCTGGCGTTGATGCTGCAATCAAAGCGGGTAACACCCTGCCGATGCGCAACATCCCGGTTGGTTCTACCGTTCATAACGTAGAAATGAAACCAGGTAAAGGCGGTCAGCTGGCGCGTTCTGCTGGTACTTACGTTCAGATCGTTGCGCGCGACGGTGCTTATGTCACCCTGCGTCTGCGTTCTGGTGAAATGCGTAAAGTCGAAGCAGACTGCCGCGCTACCCTGGGCGAAGTTGGCAATGCTGAGCATATGCTGCGCGTTCTGGGTAAAGCAGGTGCTGCACGCTGGCGTGGTGTTCGTCCTACCGTTCGCGGTACTGCGATGAACCCAGTCGACCACCCACATGGTGGTGGTGAAGGTCGTAACTTTGGTAAGCACCCGGTAACTCCGTGGGGCGTTCAGACCAAAGGTAAGAAGACCCGCAGCAACAAGCGTACTGATAAATTTATCGTACGTCGCCGTAGCAAATAATTTTAGAGGATAAGCCATGCCACGTTCTCTCAAGAAAGGTCCTTTTATTGACCTGCACTTGCTGAAGAAGGTAGAGAAAG
Above is a genomic segment from Enterobacter sp. C2 containing:
- the rplB gene encoding 50S ribosomal protein L2, with the protein product MAVVKCKPTSPGRRHVVKVVNPELHKGKPFAPLVEKNSKSGGRNNNGRITTRHIGGGHKQAYRIVDFKRNKDGIPATVERLEYDPNRSANIALVLYKDGERRYILAPKGLKAGDQIQSGVDAAIKAGNTLPMRNIPVGSTVHNVEMKPGKGGQLARSAGTYVQIVARDGAYVTLRLRSGEMRKVEADCRATLGEVGNAEHMLRVLGKAGAARWRGVRPTVRGTAMNPVDHPHGGGEGRNFGKHPVTPWGVQTKGKKTRSNKRTDKFIVRRRSK
- the rplC gene encoding 50S ribosomal protein L3; the encoded protein is MIGLVGKKVGMTRIFTEDGVSIPVTVIEVEANRVTQIKDLANDGYRAVQVTTGAKKANRVTKPEAGHFAKAGVEAGRGLWEFRLAEGEEYTVGQDISVELFADVKKVDVTGTSKGKGFAGTVKRWNFRTQDATHGNSLSHRVPGSIGQNQTPGKVFKGKKMAGQLGNERVTVQSLDVVRVDAERNLLLVKGGVPGATGCDLIVKPAVKA
- the rplW gene encoding 50S ribosomal protein L23 — protein: MIREERLLKVLRAPHVSEKASTAMEKTNTIVLKVAKDATKAEIKAAVQKLFEVEVEVVNTLVVKGKVKRHGQRIGRRSDWKKAYVTLKEGQNLDFVGGAE
- the rplD gene encoding 50S ribosomal protein L4, which gives rise to MELVLKDAQSALTVSETTFGRDFNEALVHQVVVAYAAGARQGTRAQKTRAEVTGSGKKPWRQKGTGRARSGSVKSPIWRSGGVTFAARPQDHSQKVNKKMYRGALKSILSELVRQDRLIVVEQFSLEAPKTKLLAQKLKDMALEDVLIITGELDENLFLAARNLHKVDVRDAAGIDPVSLIAFDKVVMTAEAVKQVEEMLA